A single region of the Saprospiraceae bacterium genome encodes:
- a CDS encoding T9SS type A sorting domain-containing protein, producing MRKFFTYLAGFFITLFSFSPLAAQGLWPGDINNNGLVNGVDMLCWGVSYDHTGPARQVNSVFWQQYSLPILWDRNFPGGTNYCYADCNGDGWITGIDLNLGIKANYGKTHGTPQLDDYRFGVINVDPLLHIKPKSETGTLGNRIVYEVFLGNESLPVNNFYGITFILSYDKNLVKNNAATFDVVENPWFARIAGTSSYDYRWESFWNNDQNYGAIEVTLFKYDKINMAGFGKLGEFSVVLNDNVNINLPAGLDVNVDAVMMVGNNMTIYPVATKVGEVILSGGGNGSNCPNTVDPVCGSNGVTYINSCYAEAAGITDYTPGVCYSDCIDPSQMNADVVCPTVYEPVCGCNSITYMNACEADANGVISYTQGPCSNNSGCYDPVYVVTTTGTNVDYSSGAISLNCGDTYDPVCGCNGITYRNACYAEASGITFYTQGTCNNTCVDPWAMDPDPVCTQVYAPVCGCNGVTYPNECTANAAGVVSFTNGACGISSPWCLEATQVQCGDFLAYETTVGAGNQIQNYPGCSSGSFKGPDKVYVIHKSSAGDLQIGLEIITPGLDLDLFLLKGSCDQVTCIKASLTNNSMTNNEGIILEDAPIGTYYIVVDAEHANAAGAFRLEVNCGYLYCGDAVALNCGVPYYGNNNEGEDNVSLYGCDGNILNVENNGPEMVHHFTLTAPGPVEISLSNLSANLELFLLRSCDRGDCIDFSQNPGSNSEHISAYLQAGTYYVVVDGYNGAACDYRLVVECESPCDFELTSVTSTGASCGQSDGTITLTSAGGSPAYLVYYDGPVSGSFSTNASTCTISHLPPGTYNIKKIDTNGCEDTATIEVPSSGGLSVWLEGNDAVCGEAGSIHVTVENGTAPYNVYVSGPETATLVSNSYSFNLNNLWAGQYTVYIKDANGCTDSKTVTIEQTSSNFNFTTIPTPASCGGAGSIKVVTHNGTAPYYIHLSGPVSGSAQTNLSSFTLVDLPGGTYTLTIEDGNWCSYSQVVTIDNSQELNIHVEANSGVCGNNGSILVTMLNGAPVYGISWTGPVNGSASTSNETYAINNLPAGIYTITVEDGNWCSTHKTIQLSNSDGSLSASIVAIDGTCGQLGGLWIDIHNGVGPYTVWWQGPISGTLTTTETGLDIPDLSGGLYTVKIKDANGCSITKTVYINTAGDLSISTEVTDGTCGSNGSIWVTISGGFADYVINWEGPVDGTATTDEHNYGITDLPTGTYTINVSDAYNCTDYVVVQIVSSGQSLDIEATTQNPTCSENNGYIWLDISNGSGPYKITWTGPLNGSTTDLDGSLVVSNLTAGTYTIKVEDANGCTGTITKTLYSQDSDFDVNLTAQHPACGEDGSIKVSITGGTKPYQIKWDGPATGNVITTAGTYFIPALAPGDYTVKVIEANGCSFVGAITLNEFTAFDFSATPVSGECSQLGAIAITIGQGSAPFEVSWTGPVDGTMTTNEDWFYIEGLPGGEYAVEIVDDNGCSQTREVTVSQVVAETDFIELTAFPGNCGEKGRIKVQVANTAEKPYQVSWTGPTAGSATTTASSFFITNLASGTYTVTLVDDNGCSDTATMTLENDGSPVDLIVSLTYNECGLRNNIWMDIIGGESPYTISWVGPESGETTITGNEFEINDLTPGSYTIKIEDKNGCTDEENAVIPEGTINLLTLTAEDGECGGSGKITATIAGGEPGYTVSWSGPSSGETTIGDNTFSISNLASGVYTVTVVDDNGCTETETITLENEEGIDVDVFGTDGDCTVKGHLFVRINEGDGPFSITWDGPSEGSITTINSEYIIDQLSGGTYTVKVTAANGCLETNIVTIEGIENTLDISIEVANGTCSNLGSIWVNIGGGTAPITVSWDGPVDGSLTTDGGANGISDLPSGSYDIVITDANGCTDSYTRAVDNADGDLEVDLGIKADECGLEDIITVKIEGGTPDYKVTWSGPTNGSSTISGTYLEIPNLLSGTYHVVLTDGNGCTDTENITINPGSIELLSVSAVSGDCEGVGELVFTITGGTAAYTISWDGPEDGSITTSETSITIGDLPSGTYTITLKDANGCTDEDTATLTNTDGLSIRAIGTDGDCTVKGHIYIDVTEGTGPFEISWTGAASGSDSFGGDEYFITELIGGTYTVTVKDANGCSETKTIEIEGVENTLDISLEVTNGVCNDLGSVWVNIGGGVAPVVISWSGPENGSITAEFGANGIDDLPSGTYTIVITDANGCTETIVRELVNEGTDLDVALGLKADECGLENTIKVTVTGGSPDYTISWTGPTNGSSTIAGTYLEIPDLVPGTYKVSVSDNGTCVAMDEITISIGAVELLDVSALPGVCEGVGDLVLSINGGSPDYKLEWDGPIDGSTTTANNSFVVSELPSGTYTVTLTDSNGCIDVETITLNNGDGVEITVIPTDGDCYQNGSIFVGMTGGIKPYRIEWEGPEDSVIETTEEEFVIEDLEGGIYTISVIDEGGCIDSKVVTIVGFATDLSTSIESVSGDCGELGGIWVDVSGGQSPYLINWTGPSSGTTTSDGSTSAIENLESGTYTIVVTDANGCVITKSETIHNGDGFTFNLDPNNGGCGNLGSIWVELNGGVANYLITWTGTESGAVSVSNPYYDIEDLPAGAYTVKITDAAGCTLTKTTTIAAPSDDFEATISSMAGNCGEPGKIIVVMSGGEPAYKISWSSTNSSGSVTTNATTYAIENLPTGIYNVTVKDENNCTVSKGIQLLNANNWISLFISPQPVSCSGLGSIGVSYNGGQGPYTVSWTGPTSGSISTAGQSHNIQNLTTGTYHITVEDSEGCSNNESAYVGVANNDIIAAFTYEMNTLKVDFTNGSSVGTYHWDFGNGTTSSEKDPWLEYEAPGNYQVCLSVTTQCGTKTYCEHITVSIPDNAVTLDVGEKVGSYGSTIYVPVMIDNCNLLVSLAGSFGVEDPSVAEIVGLSPAAIQPTFNGSNNTFNYYDNNGVGVTVGSNEVLFNIVVKLIGSPGEMSAIWLTDSPLRVEVGSVENGLPIVKPHVTLGGKVTIAEHVLVEGTVNTYLGEGIENAEVEVISQTFNAMEMTDEHGYFMLPDLEMGEQYTISAAKNDDPVNGLSTFALFIGQRFILGMDPPQISSPYQIIAGDANCNGAFTTLDLFIIQQLIIGTTNGFNNCPSWVFVSTENQMPGDFDAYNVFPYNDHYEMMVTHDVESNFIGVKVGDILGHARPNNLATTELDERGFDDKLILSAVDRPVSAGETIALQVSSRNFEEMVSYQFGMDFDSQKLRYESFEGASSAPLASVAIGTDEAENGGLRLSWFSMDGQGKNAAANQDLFTIRFTVLEDITSLKEVINVSARHLRIEAVNANFDQLDVVLDWESKLTNTPIQPVHTFKLYQNTPNPFRGNTDIQFELPEVMEAELLIHDNLGRIVKRLDGRFEQGMNKVTLRDLDLDSGVYFYTLKAGSYAATRHMVILK from the coding sequence ATGAGGAAATTTTTTACCTATCTCGCAGGATTTTTCATAACCCTGTTTTCCTTTTCACCATTGGCGGCCCAAGGACTATGGCCAGGAGATATTAACAATAACGGCCTGGTAAATGGCGTAGATATGTTATGCTGGGGCGTAAGTTATGACCATACAGGTCCTGCAAGACAGGTGAATTCCGTTTTTTGGCAGCAATACTCACTTCCAATCTTATGGGATCGCAATTTTCCTGGTGGTACAAACTATTGTTATGCTGATTGCAACGGGGATGGTTGGATTACCGGCATAGACCTAAACCTAGGAATAAAGGCAAACTATGGCAAAACACATGGTACTCCTCAGTTAGATGACTATCGCTTTGGCGTCATTAATGTTGACCCTTTATTGCATATAAAACCTAAAAGTGAGACGGGAACATTAGGAAATCGTATTGTGTATGAGGTTTTTTTAGGAAACGAATCCCTTCCTGTTAATAATTTCTACGGGATTACTTTTATTCTAAGCTATGACAAAAATTTGGTAAAGAATAATGCAGCTACCTTCGATGTCGTTGAAAATCCGTGGTTTGCAAGAATAGCGGGTACTTCCAGTTACGATTATCGTTGGGAGTCTTTTTGGAATAATGACCAAAACTATGGGGCGATAGAAGTTACCTTGTTTAAATATGATAAAATTAACATGGCGGGTTTTGGAAAATTAGGTGAATTTTCTGTTGTCTTAAATGACAATGTAAACATCAATTTACCTGCGGGCCTAGATGTGAATGTTGATGCGGTTATGATGGTTGGAAATAATATGACTATTTATCCGGTGGCTACAAAAGTTGGTGAAGTTATATTATCAGGAGGAGGCAACGGTTCTAACTGTCCCAATACCGTGGATCCTGTTTGTGGGAGCAATGGTGTCACCTATATCAATAGCTGTTATGCAGAAGCAGCTGGCATCACGGATTATACGCCAGGGGTTTGTTATTCGGACTGTATTGATCCGAGTCAAATGAATGCTGATGTGGTTTGTCCTACCGTTTATGAGCCTGTTTGCGGGTGTAATAGCATTACCTATATGAATGCTTGTGAGGCGGATGCAAATGGCGTTATCTCATATACACAAGGGCCCTGTAGCAATAATTCAGGGTGTTATGATCCTGTTTATGTGGTTACAACCACAGGGACAAACGTTGACTATTCAAGCGGTGCAATAAGCCTAAATTGTGGAGATACCTATGATCCTGTTTGTGGTTGTAATGGTATTACTTACAGAAACGCCTGCTATGCCGAAGCAAGTGGTATTACTTTTTATACCCAAGGAACTTGCAATAATACTTGTGTGGATCCATGGGCTATGGACCCTGACCCTGTGTGTACGCAAGTATACGCACCAGTATGTGGTTGTAATGGTGTTACTTATCCAAATGAATGTACGGCCAATGCGGCAGGGGTAGTCTCCTTCACCAATGGTGCGTGTGGGATTAGTTCTCCCTGGTGTCTAGAGGCTACGCAGGTTCAATGTGGCGATTTTCTGGCATATGAGACGACAGTCGGAGCCGGCAATCAAATCCAAAATTATCCAGGTTGTTCTTCTGGAAGTTTTAAAGGCCCAGATAAGGTTTATGTTATTCACAAAAGTTCAGCAGGTGATTTACAGATTGGCCTGGAAATCATCACACCCGGATTGGATTTGGACTTATTCCTATTGAAAGGGAGTTGTGATCAGGTGACTTGTATTAAAGCAAGCTTGACGAATAATTCAATGACCAATAATGAAGGCATCATTCTAGAAGATGCACCTATTGGGACCTATTATATTGTAGTGGATGCAGAGCATGCCAATGCTGCTGGTGCTTTCCGGCTCGAAGTGAATTGTGGTTATCTCTATTGCGGTGATGCCGTCGCTTTAAATTGTGGAGTGCCTTATTATGGTAACAATAACGAAGGCGAAGATAATGTATCCTTGTATGGCTGTGATGGCAATATCCTAAATGTAGAAAATAATGGACCAGAGATGGTTCACCATTTCACCCTCACCGCGCCAGGACCCGTAGAAATTAGCTTGAGTAACTTATCTGCTAACTTAGAGTTGTTCCTTTTGCGTTCATGCGATAGAGGCGATTGCATAGACTTTAGCCAAAATCCAGGTTCCAACAGTGAACATATTAGTGCCTATCTGCAAGCAGGGACTTATTATGTGGTGGTAGATGGTTATAATGGTGCTGCTTGTGATTATCGCCTAGTGGTGGAATGTGAATCTCCGTGTGATTTTGAACTAACCAGTGTGACTAGCACTGGGGCTTCTTGTGGTCAAAGCGATGGTACTATTACGCTTACCTCAGCAGGTGGTTCGCCTGCCTATTTGGTATATTATGATGGCCCGGTTTCGGGTAGTTTTAGTACGAATGCAAGTACTTGTACCATTTCTCATTTGCCCCCTGGCACCTATAACATAAAGAAGATCGATACCAATGGCTGCGAAGATACTGCAACGATTGAGGTTCCGTCTTCAGGCGGCCTATCCGTTTGGTTGGAAGGGAATGATGCGGTATGTGGCGAAGCAGGATCTATTCATGTGACCGTGGAGAATGGCACGGCACCTTATAATGTTTATGTCAGTGGCCCTGAAACAGCGACATTAGTTTCTAATTCCTATAGTTTCAACCTCAACAACTTATGGGCTGGTCAGTATACCGTCTACATTAAGGATGCGAATGGTTGTACCGATTCCAAAACGGTTACAATTGAACAGACGAGTAGTAATTTCAATTTCACAACCATTCCTACCCCTGCAAGTTGCGGGGGTGCTGGATCCATAAAAGTGGTGACACACAATGGCACGGCACCCTATTATATCCATTTGTCAGGCCCAGTAAGTGGTAGTGCTCAAACCAATCTTTCCAGTTTCACACTGGTGGATCTTCCTGGAGGCACCTATACCTTAACCATAGAAGATGGCAACTGGTGCTCCTATTCGCAAGTGGTGACGATCGACAACAGCCAGGAATTAAATATCCACGTGGAGGCGAATAGTGGTGTTTGTGGTAACAATGGTTCTATTTTGGTCACCATGCTCAATGGTGCGCCAGTCTATGGCATATCCTGGACCGGCCCTGTAAATGGTAGCGCTTCCACCTCCAACGAAACTTATGCTATAAATAATCTTCCTGCTGGCATCTATACCATTACCGTAGAGGATGGCAACTGGTGTTCGACGCATAAAACCATCCAGTTGAGTAATTCTGATGGGTCCTTATCCGCCAGTATTGTTGCGATAGATGGCACCTGTGGACAACTCGGCGGTTTATGGATTGATATACATAATGGCGTTGGGCCATATACCGTTTGGTGGCAAGGACCAATTAGTGGTACCTTGACGACCACCGAAACAGGTTTGGATATTCCTGATCTTTCTGGAGGACTGTATACTGTTAAGATCAAAGATGCTAATGGTTGTAGCATTACGAAAACCGTATACATCAATACCGCTGGTGATTTGTCTATTAGCACGGAAGTTACCGATGGCACCTGCGGCAGCAATGGCTCCATTTGGGTTACTATTAGTGGGGGTTTTGCAGATTATGTTATCAACTGGGAAGGCCCGGTAGATGGCACTGCAACAACAGATGAGCATAATTATGGTATAACGGATTTACCAACAGGCACTTATACCATCAATGTGAGTGATGCTTATAACTGTACAGATTATGTAGTGGTACAAATTGTTTCCTCAGGCCAGTCACTTGACATAGAGGCGACGACCCAAAACCCTACCTGTAGTGAAAACAATGGCTACATCTGGCTGGATATTTCAAATGGATCAGGGCCATACAAAATAACTTGGACAGGACCACTCAATGGCTCTACTACTGACCTGGATGGAAGCTTGGTCGTTTCCAACCTGACAGCAGGTACCTATACCATCAAGGTAGAAGATGCCAATGGTTGTACGGGCACCATTACAAAAACACTTTACTCACAAGACAGTGATTTTGATGTCAATTTAACGGCTCAACATCCTGCATGTGGGGAAGATGGTTCGATTAAAGTATCTATAACAGGAGGGACCAAACCCTACCAAATTAAATGGGATGGTCCGGCCACAGGCAATGTAATCACCACTGCGGGGACCTATTTTATTCCTGCGCTTGCTCCTGGTGATTATACGGTAAAGGTAATAGAAGCGAATGGTTGTTCTTTTGTAGGCGCAATTACCCTAAATGAATTTACGGCGTTTGATTTTTCGGCTACACCCGTTTCCGGAGAATGTAGTCAGTTAGGCGCTATAGCTATTACCATTGGGCAAGGGAGTGCTCCATTTGAGGTGAGTTGGACTGGCCCTGTTGATGGTACAATGACGACAAATGAAGATTGGTTCTACATTGAAGGACTTCCTGGCGGAGAATACGCAGTGGAAATTGTAGATGACAACGGCTGTTCACAAACCCGAGAGGTTACTGTTTCTCAGGTTGTAGCCGAAACGGATTTTATTGAGCTTACCGCTTTTCCTGGCAATTGTGGGGAGAAAGGCCGAATAAAGGTTCAGGTAGCCAATACCGCTGAAAAACCTTATCAGGTTAGTTGGACCGGTCCGACCGCAGGTTCTGCCACTACCACAGCGTCCAGTTTCTTTATTACCAATCTTGCCAGTGGCACCTACACAGTTACCTTGGTGGATGATAATGGCTGTTCTGACACAGCGACCATGACCTTAGAAAATGATGGTTCACCTGTCGACTTAATCGTTTCATTAACCTATAATGAATGCGGTTTGCGCAATAATATATGGATGGACATTATTGGTGGTGAAAGCCCCTATACGATAAGCTGGGTAGGCCCAGAGTCTGGCGAAACAACCATAACGGGTAATGAATTTGAAATCAATGACTTGACCCCAGGTAGTTATACCATTAAAATAGAAGATAAAAATGGCTGTACGGATGAGGAAAACGCCGTTATTCCCGAGGGTACTATCAATCTATTAACCCTGACCGCAGAGGATGGTGAATGTGGCGGTAGTGGCAAAATTACGGCTACCATCGCCGGCGGAGAGCCTGGTTATACCGTGAGTTGGAGCGGGCCTTCTTCGGGAGAAACCACCATTGGCGATAATACTTTTAGCATTTCCAACTTGGCGTCTGGTGTATACACCGTTACGGTTGTCGATGATAATGGCTGCACTGAAACAGAAACCATCACTTTGGAGAACGAAGAAGGTATTGATGTTGATGTATTTGGTACGGATGGTGATTGTACGGTGAAAGGACATTTATTTGTTAGGATAAATGAAGGAGACGGACCATTTAGTATCACTTGGGATGGCCCTTCTGAGGGTTCCATTACCACAATTAATTCGGAATACATTATTGACCAACTAAGCGGAGGTACTTATACCGTAAAAGTAACAGCAGCCAATGGTTGTTTGGAAACTAACATTGTCACCATTGAAGGTATTGAAAATACCCTGGATATTTCTATCGAAGTTGCGAATGGCACCTGTTCGAACCTAGGTTCTATTTGGGTAAATATAGGTGGTGGAACTGCCCCTATAACTGTCAGTTGGGATGGCCCCGTAGATGGTAGTCTAACGACAGATGGTGGAGCAAATGGTATTTCAGATTTGCCAAGTGGTTCCTATGACATTGTCATAACCGATGCAAATGGCTGTACGGATAGTTATACCAGAGCGGTTGATAATGCCGATGGTGATCTTGAGGTGGATTTAGGCATAAAAGCAGACGAATGTGGCCTGGAGGATATTATCACCGTCAAAATCGAAGGAGGAACACCAGATTATAAAGTTACCTGGTCTGGTCCAACGAATGGATCTTCTACGATTAGTGGTACTTATTTAGAAATTCCGAATCTACTTTCAGGGACCTACCATGTTGTATTGACTGATGGGAATGGATGTACAGATACAGAAAACATCACGATCAATCCAGGTAGCATCGAGTTACTGAGCGTTTCCGCAGTATCGGGCGATTGTGAAGGGGTAGGAGAGTTAGTGTTTACCATTACTGGAGGAACGGCAGCGTATACTATTTCATGGGATGGCCCTGAGGATGGCTCCATCACCACGTCAGAAACATCCATTACCATTGGAGACTTACCATCCGGTACATATACCATTACCTTGAAGGACGCCAATGGTTGTACGGATGAGGACACGGCTACCTTGACCAATACAGATGGGCTTAGCATAAGGGCTATCGGTACAGATGGTGATTGCACGGTAAAAGGCCATATCTATATTGATGTAACAGAAGGGACCGGGCCATTTGAGATTAGTTGGACTGGTGCGGCATCCGGTTCTGATAGCTTTGGTGGAGATGAATATTTCATCACCGAATTAATAGGAGGTACTTATACGGTAACCGTGAAGGATGCCAACGGCTGTAGTGAAACAAAAACGATTGAAATTGAAGGGGTAGAGAACACCCTGGATATTTCGCTTGAGGTAACTAATGGCGTTTGTAATGATTTGGGTTCTGTTTGGGTGAATATTGGTGGCGGTGTCGCCCCCGTTGTTATCAGTTGGAGCGGCCCGGAAAATGGTAGCATCACGGCTGAATTTGGTGCCAACGGTATCGACGACCTACCTAGCGGCACCTATACTATTGTCATAACTGATGCCAATGGATGTACTGAAACCATTGTTCGGGAACTAGTAAATGAGGGTACTGATCTCGATGTAGCCCTTGGGTTGAAGGCAGATGAATGTGGTTTGGAAAATACTATAAAAGTCACCGTCACCGGCGGTTCACCAGATTATACCATCAGTTGGACCGGACCTACTAATGGATCCTCCACCATTGCTGGCACCTACCTGGAAATCCCTGATTTGGTTCCAGGCACTTACAAAGTATCCGTCTCAGATAACGGCACCTGTGTGGCCATGGATGAAATAACCATCAGTATAGGTGCGGTAGAATTATTGGATGTATCTGCTTTGCCAGGCGTTTGTGAAGGGGTCGGCGATTTGGTTTTGTCGATTAACGGCGGAAGCCCTGATTATAAACTGGAATGGGATGGCCCTATCGATGGATCAACCACAACGGCCAATAATTCCTTTGTTGTTTCCGAGTTACCTAGCGGCACTTATACGGTTACCCTAACCGATAGCAATGGTTGTATTGATGTTGAAACGATCACCTTAAACAATGGAGACGGCGTGGAAATTACCGTCATTCCTACCGATGGAGATTGTTACCAAAACGGCTCCATATTTGTTGGAATGACAGGAGGGATCAAACCTTATCGAATTGAATGGGAAGGCCCAGAAGACAGTGTTATCGAGACCACCGAAGAGGAGTTTGTTATTGAAGACCTGGAAGGAGGGATTTATACCATTTCAGTGATTGACGAAGGCGGGTGTATCGATTCCAAAGTAGTTACTATTGTAGGATTTGCAACTGACCTTTCTACATCAATAGAGAGTGTCAGCGGCGATTGTGGTGAGCTTGGAGGTATTTGGGTAGATGTTTCAGGTGGACAAAGCCCCTATCTTATCAATTGGACGGGGCCATCATCTGGTACAACGACTTCGGATGGTAGTACGAGTGCGATTGAGAACCTGGAAAGCGGTACCTATACCATCGTCGTTACCGATGCGAATGGTTGTGTTATTACTAAATCAGAAACCATTCATAATGGTGATGGATTCACTTTTAATCTTGATCCTAATAATGGTGGTTGCGGTAACTTGGGCTCCATTTGGGTTGAGCTGAATGGCGGAGTAGCCAATTACCTCATTACCTGGACGGGTACAGAAAGCGGAGCCGTTTCCGTTAGCAATCCATATTATGATATTGAAGATTTGCCAGCAGGTGCATATACCGTGAAAATAACGGATGCCGCAGGTTGTACATTGACTAAGACGACTACGATAGCGGCTCCTTCTGATGATTTTGAAGCAACGATTTCATCCATGGCTGGAAATTGTGGCGAGCCTGGCAAAATAATCGTGGTTATGTCTGGCGGAGAACCTGCCTACAAAATTAGTTGGAGCAGCACCAATTCATCTGGTTCTGTCACCACAAATGCGACTACCTATGCCATAGAAAACCTACCCACGGGCATTTACAATGTGACTGTTAAGGATGAGAACAATTGTACAGTATCGAAAGGTATCCAGCTATTGAATGCTAATAATTGGATTTCACTTTTCATTTCTCCTCAGCCTGTCAGTTGTAGTGGCTTGGGTTCTATTGGTGTTTCTTATAATGGTGGTCAGGGCCCATACACAGTAAGTTGGACCGGCCCAACGTCAGGCAGCATTTCTACGGCGGGCCAGAGTCATAATATCCAAAATCTAACGACAGGCACCTACCACATTACGGTGGAAGATTCGGAAGGATGTAGCAATAATGAAAGCGCTTATGTTGGCGTAGCGAATAACGATATCATTGCAGCCTTCACCTATGAGATGAATACACTCAAGGTCGACTTTACCAATGGCAGCTCTGTCGGCACTTACCATTGGGATTTTGGAAATGGAACGACTTCCTCTGAAAAAGACCCATGGTTGGAATACGAAGCGCCAGGCAACTACCAGGTTTGTTTGTCTGTCACTACCCAATGTGGCACAAAAACCTACTGTGAACACATTACGGTGAGCATACCTGATAATGCTGTCACCCTTGATGTTGGAGAGAAGGTAGGTTCTTATGGTTCAACGATTTATGTGCCTGTGATGATTGATAATTGCAACTTGTTGGTTTCTTTAGCAGGCAGTTTTGGGGTAGAAGATCCCTCGGTCGCAGAGATTGTTGGCTTAAGTCCAGCAGCTATCCAGCCAACCTTTAATGGCTCCAATAACACGTTCAATTATTACGACAATAATGGTGTAGGCGTAACGGTTGGTTCTAATGAAGTATTATTTAATATTGTGGTCAAGTTAATTGGTTCTCCGGGCGAAATGAGTGCCATCTGGTTGACGGATTCACCCTTAAGAGTAGAAGTAGGAAGTGTAGAAAACGGCCTTCCAATCGTTAAGCCACATGTGACGCTTGGCGGGAAGGTGACCATTGCAGAACATGTACTAGTGGAAGGTACTGTCAATACCTATTTAGGCGAAGGCATAGAAAATGCTGAAGTAGAGGTCATTAGTCAGACTTTCAATGCAATGGAAATGACAGATGAGCATGGATATTTTATGCTTCCCGATTTGGAAATGGGCGAGCAATACACCATCTCGGCTGCCAAAAATGATGATCCGGTTAATGGTTTATCAACCTTTGCCCTTTTTATTGGCCAACGGTTTATTTTGGGAATGGATCCTCCACAGATTAGTTCACCCTACCAAATTATTGCAGGTGATGCCAACTGTAATGGGGCCTTTACCACCCTTGACCTTTTCATTATACAACAATTGATCATTGGCACGACAAATGGTTTCAACAATTGTCCTTCTTGGGTATTCGTTTCTACCGAAAATCAAATGCCAGGAGACTTTGATGCCTACAATGTATTCCCTTACAATGACCATTATGAAATGATGGTAACCCACGATGTAGAATCAAATTTCATAGGGGTGAAAGTAGGAGATATTTTGGGTCATGCCAGACCTAACAACCTTGCAACTACTGAATTGGATGAACGTGGATTTGATGATAAATTAATCCTTTCAGCGGTTGACAGACCCGTATCGGCTGGTGAGACCATCGCCTTACAAGTAAGTAGCCGTAATTTTGAAGAAATGGTAAGCTACCAATTTGGCATGGATTTCGACAGCCAAAAATTGCGCTATGAGTCCTTTGAAGGTGCTTCAAGTGCCCCCTTAGCTTCGGTCGCCATCGGCACCGATGAAGCCGAAAATGGCGGATTGCGCCTGAGCTGGTTTAGTATGGATGGCCAAGGTAAAAATGCAGCGGCAAATCAAGACTTATTTACGATTCGATTTACAGTTCTAGAAGATATTACCTCTCTGAAAGAAGTAATCAATGTCAGTGCACGGCACCTGCGTATAGAAGCAGTGAATGCTAATTTTGACCAACTGGATGTGGTACTCGATTGGGAATCCAAATTGACAAATACACCAATCCAACCTGTTCATACGTTCAAATTGTATCAAAATACCCCGAACCCATTTAGAGGGAACACGGATATTCAGTTTGAACTGCCGGAGGTGATGGAAGCGGAATTGCTGATTCATGACAACCTTGGCCGAATTGTCAAACGACTTGATGGTCGGTTTGAGCAAGGAATGAATAAAGTAACATTACGTGACCTGGATTTGGATAGTGGCGTATATTTTTATACCCTTAAAGCGGGATCTTATGCGGCTACCAGACACATGGTTATTTTGAAATAG